TCAATCAAGTGATATAAATAAGTAAAGGTCTTGCACCTCTCACACAAAGACGTGATTTCTAGGCCTAAGAATCAATAGCGATTACCATGAAGAATAAATCTCTATGAGTCCAAAACGTACAATATCTTaatgtgtttggttgtacttaaCTAAAGCAATTCCATCTAATTAATATCATCAACATCCTTGTCTTTCTTGGATTTTCTTGTCTTGTAGACTTTGCACAGCACCCATTCGTCCAACTAAACCACaattacaaacaaaacaaaaacattatTTGCATATATACTAATAATTAAATGCgaaataatgaaatattaacAATTAAAGAGACTGGAATTTCATTCTACTTACCTTCATGGGATCATCATCTGTGCTATTTCTCTACACTTGTTCATTAAGTGTATATTCACACATTTTCCAGTCTGTTCTTGTACCAGCTTTACTTTTCCCTTCATAATAATCCAACGATCTCCTAAACCCTATCACTGAATCTTTGCCGGGGTTTTTAATCTCGGCATTGACACCGGTAGGTTTCCAACTTCCATTCTCTCCGACGGCTCGGTCCGGCCGGCTTCCATTCAGGTATTTCCTATTTCTTGGGGAGAAAAAGTACCAACATGCCTCCCTCTCCCTCGCGAATGTATCTGattatcatcaatcaattaatCACATTCAAATTTTCATATCATTTGTCACAAAACTCACCATATTTACGTACATACAAAAGAAGCAACACAgttattgtttatatatatatatatatgaggataTATTTGGCATGATCTATACATCAGAAGGAAAATTTATTTATCATGTAATAACTAATAAAGATAATTATATAGAATTTAATCAAAGCCACTACTAGCTGTATAGACTAAATTTAAGAAGTGCAATATTATAGAAAACATCTCTATAAGAAAGGAATGGAATacatattaaatattcataaaTTATTACTTGCACTAAATCAATAACATAATTATAGGATTTAACCTATCAAGACAAcaatttatcaataaaattttctctaatttatcaaaaaaaaaattgcggTAGGTGctgtttttcatgtttgggGACTTGGAAAATCATCTGGGttcaatattttgttttgtcttctaattcttcatcaataaaattttatCTGGTTCATCAAAACGAAAatatcaacaacaaaaattataattccaaaaaaaaaaaactaggaagaaaaagaagaaggaattgGATAATTACCAGCGAGTACTTGAGGGTGGTATTCACAGAGCTTAACATCACAAATTATAGGAAAGAAATATTGGTCGTAAACCTTTCTCTTCAAATAATACAGAATCAATTCAGTATCCGTAGGGCAAAACCGATAAGCTGGAGAAAACTGCCTCTATGATGCCATTTTTTCATATCTCCCTCTGGGTCGTTAATATGAAGGAAGAAGTCATTGGTATAAGAATTACCTTCCGTAACAAAATTATTATAGTCATAACAAATTTATTCCGTGTAATTCATATTACTCAGAACAAGCTGGTTATTACTGTAGCTGTCGCTATACCATCACCACCATTAACATGGTTGTTGTTCACAATTTCCCCAAGTTCCCAATTGATGTCCTCCATAATAATAATTTGTTAAATTATTGAAgctgagagaaagaaagaggatTAAGGCAATGTAGGTGTTATGTATGAGTAGGAGAGAGATTTACTAATTCTAATATGTTTGTAATTCCTTAAAGTAAGGAAGtttacattaaaataataagaaaataagaTACGTTGGGtatcaaaaataattaattaatgactGATTTTGTTATAAAAAAAGGGCAATAAattgtgaatttattttttaaagcggATGCACTAGCGAAAGGGTTTGGCGCACGTAAGTGTAAAGTGCATCAAACTAACAGCCTGTGCGTAATTTTGTTTTGTGGAccatttgtttttaatttttttaaaaataataaatgtaaaCAGTGATTTTAATCGTTAGAtcttaaatttattataaaaattacaggaaattaaaaaaaaatgttatttgtaATTCATCCGACCGTTCATCTTATTTAGTAtctttttcttgataaatttaattaattttcaacaaaaaaatacatgatcACATCCACTTTTGCAGTTTGCTTGAGTGGAATTTAAGACAGGCTGGTTCAAGTGCGAAAAAAAAGCAAGTTTACATTTGTGtatgttggtttttatcttacTAGAATTATCTTagcttaaaaaaattttaaaaaaaattaaagaatattGTGGGTCTAGTCCCTGGGTGATCCTTACAGTCACAGAGATTCTATTGTATTTCTTCGGTAAGACTTAAGAGGATATTGTGACTTTATTAATGAATGTTGTGTTGAATTATAGTTGAGTAATAGTCTATTAATTTGTAGCCATTTGTTGCtatttctctttgttttgtggtgaacttttgattttgatatcaACTAGTAATTGCGTTTATAGCAATGCTTTTGgagttgtatgtatgtatgttgtaAATGCTTCTGTTTGTTCATGGAGCACATAAAGTGTTCGACAAAATGCCTCACTCAATCCTCTGCATGATTTACTATACATGTAGATATTTAGATGTCAAAAACATGATTTTGAGTAATGACATGCATGGTTTTTACTTGAAAGTTGAATTTAGGCAAGGTTTTTGGCATTTCTTTTCACCGGTCATTTTACAGATCCACGGAATGGGGCACTGGCACATGCCTTAACAATTAAAGTCAAAGCCTGTACGAAACTTGTACATCTTTGGTTCTTGGATTTTGATCAAATCTTCCCAGGTCCACACACCCACCCACCCTGa
The window above is part of the Tripterygium wilfordii isolate XIE 37 chromosome 3, ASM1340144v1, whole genome shotgun sequence genome. Proteins encoded here:
- the LOC119995609 gene encoding NAC transcription factor 32-like — protein: MEDINWELGEIVNNNHVNGGDGIATATRKVYDQYFFPIICDVKLCEYHPQVLADTFAREREACWYFFSPRNRKYLNGSRPDRAVGENGSWKPTGVNAEIKNPGKDSRNSTDDDPMKLDEWVLCKVYKTRKSKKDKDVDDIN